From the genome of Fimbriimonadaceae bacterium, one region includes:
- a CDS encoding rod-binding protein: MQIKIALKDALIAKQAEPQIQKLAKATEGVEAMFLKDLLGIMRKSVLKTDKPMPGSDIYYDMLDQALSENMAKKGSLGISKMMMETMKPAILQAEAEKFAAAAKAETMKAVQRAKATVNTAVRDLVDEAEKAVGVPIKISTSGR; encoded by the coding sequence ATGCAGATTAAGATTGCCCTCAAAGATGCCCTGATCGCCAAGCAGGCTGAGCCTCAAATACAGAAGCTCGCCAAGGCAACGGAGGGCGTAGAGGCGATGTTCCTCAAAGACCTTCTCGGAATCATGCGCAAGTCTGTCCTCAAGACCGACAAGCCTATGCCAGGAAGCGACATTTATTACGACATGCTAGACCAGGCTCTCTCGGAGAACATGGCTAAGAAGGGCTCTCTCGGCATCAGCAAGATGATGATGGAGACCATGAAGCCTGCGATCCTTCAGGCGGAGGCAGAGAAGTTTGCCGCCGCTGCAAAGGCTGAGACGATGAAAGCCGTCCAGCGTGCTAAAGCGACCGTGAACACCGCGGTCCGTGACCTTGTCGACGAAGCTGAAAAAGCTGTCGGCGTCCCAATCAAGATTTCTACGTCGGGCCGGTAA
- a CDS encoding flagellar basal body P-ring protein FlgI, which produces MKNTILSILSVAAISFAAAQGGGPQGSGNGNNPPKTQGTGQGNGQGGQLTKEEMERLKQLSENEQKWRQEFINSEKNGVEVRIKDIARFRGVRGNQLLGYGLIVGLEGTGDSKSTPFTQTLLANALKNWGTQVDPNSLKLRNVAVVAITADLPPFTVPGNDIDVTVQSIGDAKSLQGGTLLQAPLYAANSKETVYAVAQGPISIGGFNIGSGGNSVQKNHSTVGRIPSGGIVETPAPTKFVFDGKLYIELDDQDLTTAQRVSDKLGQAFPNYQTRPLNGGTIEVSLPVGKAPIEAMSEIELTTVYADVPAIVVINERTGTITLGGNIKIGPSVVIKGSLNIRITKDPVISQPNPLTLGQTVVTEQTTVTAEEDTAQVAIMGPTTTVFDLAKLFQALKVTPRDAIAILQDLQSQGALKARVKVN; this is translated from the coding sequence ATGAAGAACACGATTTTATCTATCCTATCTGTCGCAGCCATCAGCTTTGCCGCCGCTCAAGGCGGAGGACCCCAAGGCTCAGGCAATGGCAATAACCCGCCCAAAACCCAGGGCACAGGACAGGGCAATGGTCAAGGCGGACAGCTCACCAAAGAGGAGATGGAGCGCCTAAAGCAACTGAGCGAGAATGAGCAGAAGTGGCGACAAGAATTCATTAACTCCGAGAAGAACGGCGTCGAAGTCCGCATTAAGGACATTGCTCGATTTCGAGGAGTCCGTGGAAACCAACTCCTCGGCTACGGTCTGATCGTTGGCCTTGAGGGTACTGGCGACTCCAAGAGCACACCCTTTACCCAGACTTTGCTCGCGAACGCCCTCAAGAATTGGGGAACGCAAGTGGACCCGAATTCACTGAAGTTGCGCAATGTAGCCGTTGTCGCGATCACAGCCGACCTCCCGCCGTTTACGGTGCCGGGCAACGATATTGATGTCACCGTCCAGTCGATCGGAGACGCTAAGAGTCTGCAGGGCGGCACCCTCTTGCAAGCCCCGCTTTACGCGGCAAACAGCAAGGAGACGGTCTATGCCGTCGCTCAAGGGCCGATTAGCATCGGCGGATTCAATATCGGCAGCGGAGGCAACAGTGTTCAGAAGAACCACTCCACAGTAGGGCGAATCCCCTCCGGTGGCATCGTCGAGACGCCGGCGCCAACCAAGTTCGTGTTCGACGGCAAGCTCTACATTGAGCTCGACGATCAGGACCTAACGACGGCACAGCGCGTGAGCGACAAGCTCGGGCAAGCGTTCCCGAACTATCAGACTCGGCCGCTCAACGGTGGCACGATTGAGGTTAGCTTGCCGGTTGGCAAGGCACCGATTGAAGCGATGAGCGAGATCGAACTGACAACGGTCTACGCCGACGTTCCTGCAATTGTCGTGATCAACGAGCGAACGGGCACGATCACGCTCGGTGGCAACATCAAGATCGGGCCGTCAGTAGTCATCAAGGGCAGCCTAAACATTCGCATCACCAAAGACCCGGTCATTAGCCAGCCGAACCCACTGACACTGGGACAAACCGTCGTGACGGAACAAACCACCGTTACCGCCGAAGAGGACACGGCACAAGTGGCGATTATGGGACCAACGACGACCGTCTTCGACCTTGCCAAGCTCTTCCAAGCACTCAAAGTTACGCCGAGAGACGCCATTGCGATCCTGCAAGACCTGCAGTCGCAGGGTGCGCTCAAAGCAAGGGTGAAGGTGAACTAA
- a CDS encoding flagellar basal body L-ring protein FlgH translates to MNTRKLFCLTTLALLSASSFSQGLNDEYPGSLWPKSYKNPLLDRTARTEGDILTVLISETSAAQFNAGTTTSKKEANNVARLNIPIIGGFLPALGTSGDLSSDGKGTTSQNGKLVAKMTVIVKKVMENGTMVIEGTRSVQVNKETQTFKLSGIVRLDDIRSDNTVLSENIAEAEIKVDGKGAISDRQRRGFLSRILDWIF, encoded by the coding sequence ATGAACACACGAAAGCTTTTTTGTTTGACAACGCTCGCGCTCCTCAGCGCAAGCTCGTTCTCCCAAGGGTTGAACGATGAATATCCCGGCTCGCTATGGCCCAAGAGCTACAAGAATCCTCTTCTCGACCGAACGGCTAGAACGGAGGGCGACATCTTAACGGTCCTGATCAGCGAAACGTCAGCCGCTCAGTTCAATGCAGGCACGACGACGAGCAAGAAGGAAGCAAACAACGTCGCTCGCCTGAACATTCCGATCATCGGTGGCTTCCTCCCTGCACTCGGAACGAGTGGGGACCTGTCATCCGACGGCAAAGGCACAACTAGCCAGAACGGCAAGCTCGTGGCAAAGATGACCGTGATCGTGAAAAAGGTCATGGAGAACGGCACGATGGTCATCGAAGGCACGCGGTCGGTGCAAGTGAACAAAGAAACACAGACTTTCAAACTGAGCGGGATCGTCCGGCTTGACGATATTCGGAGCGACAACACCGTGCTCAGCGAGAACATCGCTGAAGCTGAAATCAAAGTCGATGGCAAGGGCGCGATCAGCGACCGCCAGCGACGTGGATTCCTCAGCCGAATCCTGGACTGGATTTTCTAA
- the flgG gene encoding flagellar basal-body rod protein FlgG, with translation MMRALTTAGTGMVAQQFNLDTIANNLANVNTTAFKEQRAEFEDLVYQTLGASGAGTAGDARQAVPIQVGLGARFSATSVNGNVGAPINTGNPLEMMVNGAGYFQIESPSTGETLYTRDGNFKVDGDGNIVTSMGFKVSPNITVPAGTTALTVSQSGIVSGVQPGQNEVTQLGQITVAVFPNPAGLTRIGNNLMQGGGSSGEPQVVTPGEQGSGFIQSGFIEGSNVQIVEEMVRMITAQRAYEINSKAVQTADEMLGTLNQLKR, from the coding sequence ATGATGCGAGCGTTAACGACAGCGGGGACCGGTATGGTCGCCCAACAGTTTAATCTGGACACGATTGCCAACAACCTGGCAAACGTCAATACAACAGCTTTTAAGGAACAGCGCGCAGAGTTTGAAGACCTCGTCTACCAAACATTAGGCGCATCGGGCGCAGGAACTGCGGGCGACGCACGCCAAGCGGTGCCGATTCAGGTCGGTCTCGGTGCACGGTTCTCGGCAACGTCCGTCAACGGAAACGTGGGCGCGCCCATCAATACGGGCAACCCGCTGGAGATGATGGTCAACGGCGCGGGCTATTTCCAGATCGAAAGCCCGAGCACCGGCGAAACCCTTTATACGCGCGACGGCAATTTCAAGGTTGACGGCGACGGCAATATCGTCACGAGCATGGGCTTCAAGGTTTCCCCGAACATTACAGTCCCTGCCGGTACAACCGCCCTCACTGTTTCTCAATCGGGAATCGTCAGCGGCGTTCAGCCGGGTCAGAATGAGGTTACACAGCTCGGACAAATTACCGTAGCCGTGTTCCCCAACCCCGCTGGTCTTACGCGCATCGGAAACAATCTGATGCAAGGCGGCGGATCTAGCGGTGAGCCTCAAGTCGTGACCCCTGGCGAGCAAGGATCGGGATTCATTCAATCAGGATTTATCGAAGGCTCAAACGTCCAGATCGTCGAAGAAATGGTTCGGATGATTACCGCCCAGCGTGCCTACGAAATCAACTCCAAGGCCGTGCAGACAGCCGACGAGATGCTCGGCACGCTCAACCAGCTCAAGAGGTAG
- a CDS encoding flagellar hook-basal body protein: MPAERHGGMNRGIYATATGMMSAQRALEVNAHNLANLSTVGYKRQAVAFAESYERLLQADGGKGRVLGTLGSGAVEKGEFAVFEEGPLLMTGEPLNMAIRGTKGLFAVEEETPDLTGNRKISYTRNGTFITDEGGVLRTADGRAVLGSDLQPIQVPLGTVMVGIDGTITVDGRDVGQVGVFDGDFKEIGTGLWKSTNAQPIDMTDPNNSVQIKNGAVEGSNVQAVSVMLEMITLNRSFELSQRSIQQQDDMTGRLIQSLQDR, from the coding sequence ATGCCTGCCGAAAGACATGGTGGGATGAACCGAGGAATTTATGCGACAGCAACGGGAATGATGTCGGCGCAACGTGCGCTCGAAGTCAATGCCCATAACTTGGCCAACCTCAGTACCGTTGGCTATAAGCGACAGGCCGTCGCATTCGCGGAATCCTACGAAAGACTCCTCCAGGCAGATGGCGGCAAAGGCCGCGTTCTGGGAACCCTAGGCAGCGGCGCAGTTGAGAAAGGAGAGTTTGCTGTCTTTGAGGAGGGCCCACTACTTATGACCGGTGAGCCGCTCAATATGGCGATTCGCGGCACGAAGGGGCTCTTCGCAGTGGAAGAGGAAACGCCGGACCTGACCGGCAACCGGAAGATCTCGTACACCCGGAACGGCACTTTCATCACCGACGAAGGCGGAGTCCTTCGTACTGCTGACGGAAGAGCTGTTCTCGGAAGCGACCTCCAACCCATACAGGTGCCGCTTGGCACCGTGATGGTTGGCATAGATGGCACGATAACCGTCGATGGACGGGATGTCGGCCAAGTCGGCGTGTTTGACGGAGATTTTAAGGAGATTGGTACAGGACTCTGGAAGAGCACGAATGCTCAACCCATAGACATGACGGACCCCAACAACAGCGTTCAAATCAAAAACGGCGCGGTCGAGGGTTCCAACGTTCAAGCCGTCAGTGTGATGCTGGAGATGATCACGCTGAATCGAAGTTTCGAACTGTCGCAACGGTCGATCCAACAGCAGGACGACATGACAGGACGACTGATACAAAGCCTTCAAGACCGATAA
- a CDS encoding AAA family ATPase — MSGLYDGLKEFLEVLPAVVRERLERTGKLETLIEVVLDYGRPAEARYRDHVDRWEDVVVSEHDIDFVTRSIGEFGVDNRAGIERTLHRISCIRNRHEKVIGLTCRVGRALEGTIDMIDDLVRSGASILLLGRPGTGKTTKLREIARVLADEVSKRVVIVDTSNEIAGDGDVPHPGIGSSRRMQVRTPVEQHAVMIEAVENHMPEVIVIDEIGTEAEALAARTINERGVQLIGTAHGQTLENLMLNPSLCDLIGGIQAVTLSDDEARRRGTQKTVLERKAPPTFDVVIELIDFERLAVHSNVQKTVDLLLRGVPPRPEVRVRTDAGSIEVVQHELAGELDDPTFNKKYPSLSRQPGEVAPDTASTKSGASNGNIPDNGAKPGLIRIFPYGIARTRLERAIREKRAAAYVTGDIHQADAIMAIRSTYQAKPRKLRDLAGRNVPTVVVKSNTYSQIAQGLDDILKGAGESKDHEIEALDEVQKAIETVMQTGKPYDLTPQPATIRKMQHQVTESKKLASEAVGEEPHRRIRVLPVRLA, encoded by the coding sequence ATGTCAGGTTTATACGACGGTCTCAAGGAGTTTCTCGAAGTTCTGCCCGCAGTGGTCAGGGAGAGGCTTGAAAGGACCGGAAAACTCGAAACGCTCATCGAGGTTGTGCTTGATTACGGACGCCCTGCCGAAGCAAGGTACCGCGATCATGTCGATCGATGGGAAGACGTTGTCGTGTCTGAACACGACATCGACTTTGTTACGCGTTCTATCGGTGAGTTTGGCGTAGACAACCGAGCTGGCATTGAGCGCACGCTCCACAGAATCTCATGTATCCGTAATCGCCATGAAAAGGTGATTGGATTGACGTGCCGTGTCGGACGTGCCCTCGAAGGCACCATTGACATGATCGACGATCTCGTCCGCTCGGGCGCTTCGATTCTTCTTCTGGGAAGACCAGGGACGGGAAAGACCACCAAGCTTCGCGAAATCGCCCGCGTCCTTGCCGATGAGGTTTCAAAGCGGGTTGTCATCGTCGATACTTCAAACGAGATCGCCGGGGACGGCGATGTCCCGCATCCTGGGATCGGGTCGTCTCGCCGTATGCAGGTCAGGACGCCTGTTGAACAACATGCGGTGATGATTGAGGCCGTTGAAAACCACATGCCCGAAGTCATCGTTATCGACGAGATCGGTACTGAAGCGGAGGCTCTAGCCGCCCGGACAATCAATGAGCGCGGCGTGCAGCTTATCGGCACCGCGCACGGGCAGACTCTTGAGAATTTGATGCTGAATCCGTCGCTCTGCGACCTTATTGGTGGCATCCAGGCGGTCACACTTTCCGACGATGAAGCGCGACGCCGAGGCACCCAAAAAACGGTCCTTGAACGAAAAGCCCCGCCGACTTTCGACGTGGTGATTGAGCTGATCGACTTTGAACGCCTCGCCGTCCACTCCAATGTCCAAAAGACTGTCGATCTTCTTCTGCGGGGTGTCCCACCAAGGCCAGAAGTTCGGGTGCGGACCGACGCAGGCAGCATCGAAGTCGTGCAGCATGAGCTCGCCGGTGAGTTGGACGATCCTACGTTCAACAAAAAATATCCGTCACTCTCACGCCAACCGGGCGAAGTTGCTCCTGACACGGCCTCAACCAAATCGGGCGCTTCCAACGGAAACATCCCCGATAATGGTGCGAAGCCAGGACTGATCCGCATCTTCCCCTACGGCATCGCTCGAACGCGCCTTGAGCGCGCCATCCGCGAAAAGCGCGCCGCCGCCTACGTCACCGGTGATATCCATCAGGCCGACGCGATCATGGCGATTCGCTCCACCTATCAAGCCAAGCCGCGTAAACTGCGCGACCTGGCGGGTCGTAACGTGCCAACCGTTGTCGTCAAGTCGAACACATACAGCCAGATTGCACAAGGCCTCGACGATATCCTCAAGGGCGCTGGAGAATCGAAAGATCACGAGATCGAAGCCCTCGACGAAGTTCAAAAGGCGATTGAAACCGTGATGCAGACCGGTAAGCCGTACGACCTCACCCCCCAGCCTGCGACGATTCGCAAGATGCAGCACCAAGTCACGGAATCGAAGAAGTTGGCGAGCGAAGCGGTGGGTGAAGAGCCGCACAGACGCATCCGTGTACTCCCTGTGAGACTGGCATAG